The nucleotide window gctacataaacataaacataaacataaacataaacagctCATTAAATACTCCTCTCCACATCATCATATACAACTCAGAAGAATCCATCCTCTAATGGCTGCCGTGACAGTGCACCAGTGCACacatgcagggtgtgtgtgtgtgtgtgtgtatgtgtgtgtgtttgtgtgtgtgtctgggacaCGCCGTCAAACTGGAAGACCACTGGCTGGGAAATCAACAGTTCATCATCAGGCCTGCTCAAGGCATTATGGGAAATGTAGTTCATGACTAGTTCATGGTAGAGGAACGCTTGTGATGATGATGCCCAAACGTACATGTACAGAAAGGAAGGACGTTGGAAGGATGTTGGCACACACTGCATCCACGATAAAGACTGCAGctatgcaactgtgtgtgtgtgtgtgtgtgtatgtgtgagtgtatgtgtgtgtgtgtgtgtgtgtgtgtgtatgttggcacACACTGCATCCACGATAAAGACTGCAGCTGACAGAAAACCCACTGGACATATTCATGATGTCGGTACGATCTGACCCACTCAGAGTCCCTCCAGTGAAAGCAGGCTTGGCAGTGATTGCATTCTTCTGAAACTTCTCATTAAGGACTGACGGGCGTTTAGGGGTACTGATTGACTGAGACGTGGGTTGAGCTTTGGTATACTGCAGCACgtgagtgcatgtgtagtgtgtgtgtgtgtgtgtgtgtgcatgtgtgtgtgtgtatgtgtgaatgcgtgtgtaatgtgtgtgtgcatgtgtgtgtgtgtgtgtgtgtgtgtgtgtgtgtgtgtgtgtgtatgtgtgtgtgtgtgtgcgtgtgtgtgtgtgcatatgtagtgtgtgtaccATCAGGATCTAAACTATACTGGGGTACGCATCCTACACACCAGCCCATGGCCAGACACACGCCTGCTTGGGAATTGAGCTTAAGGTTCAAGGTTTAGGAAAACACTCATAATTGCAGATATGtttcacacatattcacacacacacacacacacacctacacacacagacaaacacctacacacacagacaaacacttacacacacacacacacttaagtttGCGCTTGCTGAGGCTCCATAGCTGTTTGTTACAGTTTCTAGTCAtagaagacaaacacacacacacacacacacacacacccctacacacacacacacagtcacgtgTAAATAAATGCTCAAATAGAAAGAGGGTTTGGCCAAACCTGCAGCCAGACAGAGGAGCGCATGCACAAACGCCTCCTacacacatgtccacacacacagcactggacATATGTCACCGATACTGGAccctaggacacacacacactcctgctggacccaggacacacacactcctgctggacccaggacacacacactcctgcagccAGACAGAGGAGCGCATGCACAAACGCTTCCTAACagggtccacacacacagcactggacATATGTCACCGATACTGGAccctaggacacacacacactcctgctggagtccaggacacacacactcctgctggacccaggacacacacactcctgctggacccaggacacacacactcctgctggaccccacacactcctgctggacccaggacacacacactcctgctagaccccacacactcctgctggacccaggacacacacactcctgctggacccaggacacacacactcctgctggacccaggacacacacactcctgctggaccccacacactcctgctggacccaggacacacacactcctgttggacccaggacacacacactcctgctggaCCCCACACACTCCTGCTGGACCCAGGTCACACACATCCAGAGGGTAGAGGTGAAAGCCTTTGAGAAGCGGTGATGCAGCTGAAACAGCAGCTTAGTCCTCACATAGTCTAGAGGCGTCCCCCATCCCACACAAGTCTGAagtccacatgtgtgtgtgtgtgtgtgtgtgtgtgtgtgtatgtgtgtgtacgtgtgtgtgtgatcatcatcatcatcattgttcTTATACTCTTCAGCATCTTCATCACTACTGCCATTCTGATTCTCATGCTCTTCACATGACCATTGCCTTCTTCACTCAAAGTTCATCTTGGTCCTTCCAGATacatccatatgtgtgtgtgtgtctgtgtgtgtgtgtgtgtgtgtgtgtgtgtgtgtgtgtatgtgtatgtgtatgtgtgtacgtgtgtgtgtgtgtgtgtgtgtgtgtgtgtgtatgtgtgtgtgtgtgtgtgtgtgtgtgtatgtgtgtatgtgtgtgtgtgcatgtgtgtgtgtgtgtgtgtgtgtgtgtgtgtatgtatacagtgTCTGGATATAGGAAAGTGTGTACAGAGTCCTTTTCTTAGTGTGTTTGGCTATGATCCTGTAGGTCTGTATTTGCATGCATTATTgtatacgcatgtgtgtgtgtagatgtgagtcagtttgtgtgtgtctgtgtgtgtgtgtgtgtgtgtagatgtgagacagtgtatgtgtgtgtgtgtgtatgtgggtgtatatgtgtgtgcagaggcaCTAGCACTCCGAGAGGTCGTCCTGTTTGTCGTCCTGGAGTAGCAGGGAGGTGGTCTCGGTGACTCCGTTGCCGTTGTCGGTATCCGTGGCGACGGTGGTGCTCTGACTGAGCTGCAGCTTGATCTGCTTCATGTCGTAGTCGTGCAGGTACTCCTGGATCAGGTAGCGCTCGCACTTCACCCGCGCACGCACCTCCGACGGGACATCAGGGATCAGCCACGCCACGAAGAACTTGACCACAAACACCACGtgctggaggagagggagggagagagagagtgtgtgagtgtgtgtgtgtgtgtgtgtgtgtgtgtgtgtgtgagtgtgtgtgtgtgtgtgtgtgtatgtgtgtgcgtgtctgtgtgagtgtgtgtgtgtgtgtgtgtgtgtatgtgtgtgcgtgtgtgtgtgtatgtgtgtgcgtgtctgtgtgtgtgtgtgtgtgtgtgtgtgtgtgtgtgtgtgtgtgtgtgtgtgtgtgtgtgtgtctgtgtgagtgtgtgtgtgtgtgtgtgtatgtgtgtgcgtgtctgtgtgagtgtgtgtgtgtgtatctggtttacctccatgatgatgatgtaggctagtttGGCGGCCAGAATGTGCCAGAACTGCATGGTGTGTTTGTACTCGCGCTCATGGCCAGGGGGGTAGCGGTAGTCAcgatacctacacacacacacacacacacacacacacacacacacacacccgcacacacgcacacgcacacgcacacgcacacgcacacacacacacactcacacaaaaacctTAATGATCTTAGTGAGCTATTTGAATaatatcttacacacacacccttaaaaTGACACATAAAGACACCAAAGTAAACAGaggtaacacacagacacacacacacacacacacacacacacacacagacagacagacctgcaTGTGGTGTGTATGGAGCTGTTGAACCAGGCCGGCTCCTCGGCCGGGTCGGGCATGTTGCGTGGGGGGATCTGGGAGATGTTGTACACACTCAGGCTGTTGTTGATGTAGCCGTGCATGCTGTGGGGCTCCGACGAGTACAGGTGCACCAGCCGAGGAATCATGTCCGACGTGAACGCCATGATGAACGCCtagcaaacaaatacacaaataaataaataattaaaaatgCAACTATTTTGTACTGCAATTAGAGTGGTGGTTAGTGAAGTACCGCCTtcactgtgaagcactttggagCCTTtaaaaaagcgctatataaatgcactGTGCTGATgttgaaaagcgctatataaatgtaatgtgctgttgttgaaaagcgctatataaatgtaatgtgctgATGTTgaaaaagcgctatataaatgtaatgtgctgTTGTtaaaaaagcgctatataaatgcaatgtgcTGTTGTTgaaaagcactatataaatgcaatgtgcTGATgttgaaaagcgctatataaatgcaatgtgcTGATGTTGAAAaacgctatataaatgtaatgtgctgatgttgaaaagcgctatataaatgcaatgtgcTGATGTTGAAAAACGCTATATATGTTgttgaaaagcgctatataaatgtaatgtgttataAATGCAATGCTAGTGACTGATGCCTAACAAACAACACATGTTtaagctgttgttgttgttgttgttgttgtgtgtaggaggtggtggtgtgtgtgtgtgactgacgtTGGTCACCACGGACAGGATGGCCACCACGTTGAGGATCTCGTGCCAGACGCCGATGTTGCGGGCCTTGGCGGCCACTGGCCGGCGGAACTGAGTGGTGAACTTCCAGGCGTCCACGCGCACCTCCAGGATGTTGTTGCACAGTGCCAGCAGAGGGGCCAGAGGGAAGGACGCCACGAACAGTGTGATGAAGCCGAACTGGATCACTATGgagcagtggacacacacacacacacacacacacacacacacacacacaagcacacacacacacacacacacacacacacacacacacacacacacacacacaagcacacacacacacacaataatatatACACGAACAGAGTGATGAAGCCGAACTGGATCACTATGgagcagtggacacacacacacacacacacacacacacacacacacacacacacacacacacacacacaataatatatACACGAACAGAGTGATGAAGCCGAACTGGATCACTATGgagcagtggacacacacacacacacacacacacacacacacacacacacacacaagcacacacacacacacacacacacacacaataatatatACACGAACAGAGTGATGAAGCCGAACTGGATCACTATGgagcagtggacacacacacacacacacacacacacacacacatacacacacgcacacacacacacacacaataatatatacacaaacagaGTGATGAAGCCGAACTGGATCACTATGGAgcagtgtaacacacacacacacacacacacacacacacacacgcacacattaatatacacacacaccagggtttccATTGTCCGgtaaatctgaatttgagaataagccttagcctaatatgtaagcctatattatacgtcctctggctatgtttttaaatgaacaggctctaccgtttgaaaagtaagctattaaacaacacgcatagcctacgctgcatttcaaataggaagcgccatgaaaatgtccatgttaaacaacgaacaaatgagtgaggcggttcaaacatggccaggcccaggcagactagccttaaaagttttttcagaggccagacgcgatggatgatgataaattggtaacgtctgaagcctcagatgtcctgtcaactccaccaccaccagataaaaagcagaagtgtcgggcgtatctgtcggaatcagtgacattgggAGTTGCGTggggtgcggccgctccaagacactgtcattctccgtagcctacactggacatgcaaagtgttctttacccaaagcatacagtaggcctatgcgttctctgtctaCGATCtccagggttagggcctcctcgacgaggagattgctggtccgataatttctggcacaattaaacggtatcattgaaccacgtccgaaagaaaaagaaactaaacatttcccagaataggaaacatttcttaatttattgttatcaaataaagaggcatagcattagggggtagtggtgtgagcgctcattcttgtgtgtgcgcatctgtgtaagttaaacagtcaccactggagataacgtgggtagcagcaacaaacaacgtagcctttttaaaacaacgaacaaagcggactcttgctgtgaaaatatactggctagatcttgttaggcatgttaaagttaggctaatgaacatgttgcattctatacaacCTGATTATACTAATTAAttactaattaagaagcgataataggtagcctagaaatctagacgcacccctagcggcagcaaattacattacatttgctgccagggctagtctagcaactctccgttggcttgtgagctccagaaatcgaaacttaatcaggacattgaaatcgtgtaaagagtcgttaggtgggcttaacataatgattgatggcagagttgcaacggtttggcttgaattccctgctacttgaaaacaaatatcctattgcgtcctattgcgtgcagagggaatttgaaagacaactgattatcccgcccctcggactgagcactgcgaacggtgagtgcccagaccctacattttaatgtgggtctggctcgccaggctagataataggatatttgaccggcatatcataaAAATGTCcagaaaacgaaacctctgccagtcactttgaccggcaccatttttgtCTAGCGGAAACTCACAGAGTGATGAAGCCGAACTGGATCACTATGGAgcagtggaacacacacacacacacacacacacacacacacacaataatatacacacacacagagtgatgaagcCGAACTGGATCTGTGTGGAGAACATCTACACAAAGAAGGTGAAGTAGAaattaatctgtgtgtgtgtgtgcgtgtgtgtgtgtgtgtgtgagctcaccCATCTCCAGGTACTCGTAGAAGAGGCCGCACTGGCTGAAGCTGACGAGGTCGTGGTCCTGCTCCCAGCGACTGTACACTTTCTCCGGATGGTTCCGCGCCTTTCGCCGGCCCCACCAGTTACGCatcagcctacacacacacacagacacacacacacacagcgtttaTCTCACAGACATATAGAGATAAACTGCATAAACACAGTTCTATCACTTGAATTATCCTTCCATGAGACTACGTTTCCCAAGGTGCAATGCGATAAAGAAGTCAAAGGTGAAAAGTGTACCCACGGCAATAGGGCCTCCTGGATATTCCCCACCACTTGCTTCCCTGCCATCACAATCACTAGCTGTGTGGTCAGCTCAATCAGACAGCCCCCAGGATcacactggaacacacacacacacacacacacacacacacacacacacacacacacacacacacacacacacacacagatgctgtgATACACCACCATCATGAGAaagacaggagaagagagagagagagaggaaagagaaaatgagagagagaggagattgagagagggagagagagagagaggagattgtTACGAACCcattaaatgaattaaaaatGGGTACTCCctgagagagggcgagagaggggAAGACGGAGAGAGGAcattgagagagggaggaagaggagaggagaggagattgagagagggaggaagaggagaggagaggacattgagagagggaggaagaggagaggagattgagaggagattgagagagggaggaaggggagaggagaggacattgagaggagaggagaggagattgagagagggaggaagaggagaggagaggagagagagggaagaagagagaggagattgagaggagaggagattgagagagggaggaagaggagaggagaggagagagagggaggaagaggagaggagaggagattgagagagggaggaagaggagaggagaggacattgagagagggaggaagaggagaggagaggacattgagagagggaggaagaggagaggagattgagaggagattgagagagggaggaaggggagaggagaggagattgagaggagaggagaggagattgagagagggaggaagaggagaggagaggagattgagaggagaggagaggagattgagagagggaggaagaggagaggagaggagagagagggaagaagagagagaggagattgagaggagaggagaggagattgagagagggaggaagaggagaggagaggagagagagggaggaagaggagaggagaggagagagagggaggaagagagagaggagattgagaggagattgagagagggaggaagaggagaggagaggacattgagagagggaggaaggggagaggagaggacattgagagagggaggaagaggagaggagaggagagagagggaggaagagagagaggagattgagaggagaggagaggagagagagaggagagagagaggagaggagaggagattgagaggagaggagaggagagagagggaggaagagagagaggagattgagaggagaggagagagagggaggaagagagagaggagattgagaggagaggagtgagagagcatGTTCACCTCCTCATTCCTCAGCCCACTCCACCCCCCGAACATGTAGTGGTAGTCTCCGGGGTAGCCCACGAACTTGCCCTTGAAGAAGGCCACGTAGAAGCAGGACGAGTAGTAGTTGACAAACTGGAACATGAACATCTTCATGGTCAGCCTGTTCTCATAGTCCAGGTGCGTCTTGGGGATCtctgagagaggggcagaggggctgttagaatgctgtgtgtgtgtgtgtgtgtgcgtgtatgtgtgtgtgtgtgtgtgcgtgtgtgcgtgtgcgcgtgtgtgtgcgtgcgtgtgtgtgtgtgtgtgcgtgtatgtgtgtgcgtgtgtgtgtgtgtgtgtgtgtgtgtgtgtgcgtgcgtgcgtgcgtgtgtttgtgtgtatgcgtgcgtgtgcgtgtgtgtgtgcgctgctcACCCCAGTCGGTGATCCAGATGGCGACGTGCTCGTAGAGGTagttgaggatgaggatgatgatgaagtTGATGCAGGAGGCGGTGACGGAGGTGGCCAGCTGCGGCGTGATGAGCGAGCCCACCAGCTGGATCTTGCTCGTCTCCGAGTTCTTCATGATCTTGGCGAACGCAGCGTACACCGCCAGCCGATACGCGATCACGCCCATGATGCACGCGATGATCATACAGATCTGAGGAGGGGaggatatatatacacacacatatatatatatataaacacacacacacacatatacacacacacacatacacacacaatcactgtcACACACTATAAACTTAAATCCATTTGTACAATAGAGCAAGCATTTAACACATATGCTGATGGACTCTACGAGAGTGGTTGGGGCTGTCTGATTGGTTCTCTGTGTGTAgtgctgtgattggtcccctgtgagagtgtgtatagcTGTAATTGGTTAGGCACTCACCCAGAAGACCACAGTGGCACCTGATAGGCAGAATCGAGGCAGCTTAATGCTCATTGGCAGATAGGGCTCCTTCTCCTGTGGAACAACCAATCATAAGCAGGCAGTAGATTAGacaacaacagtgtgtgtgtgttacctgtgatGCAGATGATtctatagtggtgtgtgtgtatgtcctgtagtgtgtgtgagtgtgtgtgtgcgtgcgcgtgcatgcatgtgtgtgtgtgtgtgtgttacctgcgtGATGCGGTTGGTcctgtagtctgtgtgtgtgtgtgtgtgtgtgtgtgtgcgtgtgttacctGCGTGATGCGGTTGGTcctgtagtctgtgtgtgtgtgtgtgtgtgtgtgtgtgtgcgtgtgcgtgtgttacctGCGTGATGCGGTTGGTcctgtagtctgtgtgtgtgtgtgtgtgtgtgtgtgcgtgtgttacctGCGTGATGCGGTTGGTcctgtagtctgtgtgtgtgtgtgtgtgtgtgtgtgcgtgtgttacctGCGTGATGCGGTTGGTcctgtagtctgtgtgtgtgtgtgtgtgtgtgtgtgtgtgcgtgtgcgtgtgtcaccTGCGTGATGCGGTTGGTcctgtagtctgtgtgtgtgtgtgtgtgtgtgtgtgtgtgtgtgtgcgtgtgcgtgtgttacctGCGTGATGCGGTTGGTCCTGTAGTGGGTGCATATGATCTCAAACTCAGGTCTGatctgcagctgctgctgctcctcctcaAAGTCCACCAGGTCCCACTCATACTCCAGACGCGCCTGCCGCCGCTTCCAGAACTCCAGGAACAGGGTCACTGCACAGGGGCAAAGGTCACAGGGTCACTGCACAGGGCCAAAGGTCACAGGGTCACTGCACAGGGCAAAGGTCACAGGTTCACAGGGTCACTGCACAGGGGCAAAGGTCACAGGGTCACTGCACAGGGCCAAAGGTCACAGGGTCACTGCACAGGGCAAAGGTCACAGGTTCACAGGGTCACTGCACAGGGGCGAAAGTCACAGGGTCACTGCACAGGGCCAAAGGTCACGGGGTCACTGCATAGGGCCAAAGGTCACGTGGTCAGTGACCACAGATGGCACAGATCACGGCGTCACTGCACAGGGCAAAGGTCACGGGGTCAGTGACCACAGAGGGCACAGGGACACCTCTGCTTTATATGAAGATTCTTTTTTCCTTCATACTTATGAGTTACATTTATTATAATTTGTCTGTTTCTAGGCTAAACATTATATTGTTTTAAATTCACAAATACATGTCTGGACCCTGTAAGCTGGCAGCTACTGTATGGGTCTGTTCAGACATCACTCTGACTTGTTCACAGCTACTGTATGGGTCTGTTCAGACATCACTCTCACTTGTTCACAGCTACTGTATGGGTCTGTTCAGACATCACTCTCACTTGTTCACAGCTACTGTATGGGTCTGTTCAGACATCACTCTCACTTGTTCACAGCTAGTGttttgtcagtgtttcccatacatcgactaatctgtggcgggacgccacgaaatcaaaaccggccgcaACACATTAAtgttctatgtttaatttaatttaatttaatttaatttaaatataagatcaaatccttgcattgagctgcgctttttacacacgcagcctttccttgccccgccctgctctctctcgtagcccgctgccccacgattgttgaaggattgttgttgccacatagaagcattgcatagaagacgtcaggctaaattgctattaaatccggttagcatcgtgaccatgctgcgcaaatttgttcaaaactgctgcattgaagttaactctgctaaggtcttatcacaacatagtaggctacattgaggagactaaacttagttaagttatgcaatcaagcagtaggCTGTCAAAGCTAACATTAGAATACTGTTTTGGAAATcaaatttagcatgcttagcctacttaaagCTGCttgtcattttattgactctgacactgaatgtttgcaaaatcccgatgtagtgttttccaaaattcagaaaaaaaacattatgaattgcatccacacatcagcagccttttaactgtgttacaattgcaagggttccctcacgaacgtcttaaagtaacaggcactcaattagacctatacactaccaagacaatcttaatacccccccccgccccccaagtcagctaccgccaaaAATtaaatccaattctgtgggaaacactgtttgTTCCTATGCACTGGTCTAACTCTGATAGGAAGAGAAGATGTGCTGGCCTCTCTGGTCTAACTCTGATAGAAAGAGAAGATGTGCTGGTCTCTCTGGTCTAACTCTGATAGGAAGAGATGTCCTCACCCCAGATGCCCATGAAGATGGCGAAGAAGACGGTGCCCTCGTTGTCAAACAGGTGAGATTGCTGAGGagcagagagcaggagagatcaggtgagatcacacacacacacacacacacacacacacacacacacacacacacaccacactacataCACATTACCATGCCAGAGGCATGCCTGAGCATCAGACTCCAATACACAAGAGCTCACACTCCCCACTCAGACATATAAGctgatacactcacacacatgggcTTTCACAAATcagaccacaaacacacactatgctgtgtgtgtgtgtgtgtgtgtgtgtatgttgtgtgtatgtgtatgtgtgtgtgtgttgtgtgttgtgtatgtgtgtgtgtgtgtgtgtgtgttgtgtgtgtgttgtgtgtgtgtgtgtgtgtgtcactaaccCAGGAAGATAAGCAGGTTGAGTTGAGCTTCCAGAAGCTGCATTTCTTATCACACAGAGGACACATGATGATATCGCCCCCCTTCTCACAGATCTCCTTACTGTGTGGAGGAACATGAGAGATGCACTTACTCAATACCTGACAATGATGTGGAGGAACATGAGAGATGCACTTACTCAATACCTGACAATGAGCTTTACTTACAACTGGTGAAATTCTTTATTATACCTTCTGATATTGTTTATATCACCTGTTTTATTATCTGGTGATGTTTATACTATTTGGTGACATTTAGACAATGTTATTTATAATATCCAGCAatatttaatacttaataaatattCATAATCAatatttaatacttaataaatattCATAATCAATATTTAATACTCAGTAATGTCCCCTGCACCTGGTGATGCTGATGTTTCTGTTTATGGTTCCTGGTGATTTTCTTGTTTTATCAGGTTAGTTATTGTTGTTTATCATACCTACTGACATTGTCCTCATAGCTGAGCAGTCCATACACGAAGCAGATGACTCCCATCACTGCAGCGAAGAACAGCATCTCTGTGTAGAAGCCCAGCCACGCAAAGTAGATACCAATCTTCTCTCCATAGTATTTCCTGTCAGAACAGGAAATTATGGCATAATGAATATTCACAGGTAAGGTGTGTTAAAGGCTAAGAGCTACCAGCAATGCTAACCACAGGTTGAGCGGATGTAAGAGTTAGCAGCCGTGCTAATGAGGTTGATATAAAAGTTGGCAGCAGTGCTAATTGTTGAGAGACTATAAGCCAGCATCAGTGCTAATTGTTGAGGTTGATATATTAGCAGCAGTGCTATAAGGGTTAGCGGCAGTGCTA belongs to Alosa sapidissima isolate fAloSap1 chromosome 20, fAloSap1.pri, whole genome shotgun sequence and includes:
- the ano5b gene encoding anoctamin-5b isoform X2 — translated: MNRITGKAKDATLIEMNRRDSQIGEDNNGLCSISNRDTQLPGHGGIDQELTKDSVYFRDGVRRIDFVLSYVDDKDGDRKQERRREFEANLERHGLELEREDKSEADDQKTYFVKIHAPWEVLSKYADILKIKVPFKVSDIPKATEAPLNWMTRPFRLPENIMQAREDYFTSPFDKSKTDFFLIQDKDTFFPPSTRNRIVYYLLTRVEYYKEDRPEKDKRGIKRLLSNGTYTSAYPLHDCRYWKKAREAQCESERYHLYRHWARFLCFYKEQPLNLIRKYYGEKIGIYFAWLGFYTEMLFFAAVMGVICFVYGLLSYEDNVSSKEICEKGGDIIMCPLCDKKCSFWKLNSTCLSSWQSHLFDNEGTVFFAIFMGIWVTLFLEFWKRRQARLEYEWDLVDFEEEQQQLQIRPEFEIICTHYRTNRITQEKEPYLPMSIKLPRFCLSGATVVFWICMIIACIMGVIAYRLAVYAAFAKIMKNSETSKIQLVGSLITPQLATSVTASCINFIIILILNYLYEHVAIWITDWEIPKTHLDYENRLTMKMFMFQFVNYYSSCFYVAFFKGKFVGYPGDYHYMFGGWSGLRNEECDPGGCLIELTTQLVIVMAGKQVVGNIQEALLPLMRNWWGRRKARNHPEKVYSRWEQDHDLVSFSQCGLFYEYLEMVIQFGFITLFVASFPLAPLLALCNNILEVRVDAWKFTTQFRRPVAAKARNIGVWHEILNVVAILSVVTNAFIMAFTSDMIPRLVHLYSSEPHSMHGYINNSLSVYNISQIPPRNMPDPAEEPAWFNSSIHTTCRYRDYRYPPGHEREYKHTMQFWHILAAKLAYIIIMEHVVFVVKFFVAWLIPDVPSEVRARVKCERYLIQEYLHDYDMKQIKLQLSQSTTVATDTDNGNGVTETTSLLLQDDKQDDLSEC
- the ano5b gene encoding anoctamin-5b isoform X1, with amino-acid sequence MNRITGKAKDATLIEMNRRDSQIGDGSAVLTGFQMSISEDNNGLCSISNRDTQLPGHGGIDQELTKDSVYFRDGVRRIDFVLSYVDDKDGDRKQERRREFEANLERHGLELEREDKSEADDQKTYFVKIHAPWEVLSKYADILKIKVPFKVSDIPKATEAPLNWMTRPFRLPENIMQAREDYFTSPFDKSKTDFFLIQDKDTFFPPSTRNRIVYYLLTRVEYYKEDRPEKDKRGIKRLLSNGTYTSAYPLHDCRYWKKAREAQCESERYHLYRHWARFLCFYKEQPLNLIRKYYGEKIGIYFAWLGFYTEMLFFAAVMGVICFVYGLLSYEDNVSSKEICEKGGDIIMCPLCDKKCSFWKLNSTCLSSWQSHLFDNEGTVFFAIFMGIWVTLFLEFWKRRQARLEYEWDLVDFEEEQQQLQIRPEFEIICTHYRTNRITQEKEPYLPMSIKLPRFCLSGATVVFWICMIIACIMGVIAYRLAVYAAFAKIMKNSETSKIQLVGSLITPQLATSVTASCINFIIILILNYLYEHVAIWITDWEIPKTHLDYENRLTMKMFMFQFVNYYSSCFYVAFFKGKFVGYPGDYHYMFGGWSGLRNEECDPGGCLIELTTQLVIVMAGKQVVGNIQEALLPLMRNWWGRRKARNHPEKVYSRWEQDHDLVSFSQCGLFYEYLEMVIQFGFITLFVASFPLAPLLALCNNILEVRVDAWKFTTQFRRPVAAKARNIGVWHEILNVVAILSVVTNAFIMAFTSDMIPRLVHLYSSEPHSMHGYINNSLSVYNISQIPPRNMPDPAEEPAWFNSSIHTTCRYRDYRYPPGHEREYKHTMQFWHILAAKLAYIIIMEHVVFVVKFFVAWLIPDVPSEVRARVKCERYLIQEYLHDYDMKQIKLQLSQSTTVATDTDNGNGVTETTSLLLQDDKQDDLSEC